Part of the Prionailurus bengalensis isolate Pbe53 chromosome B3, Fcat_Pben_1.1_paternal_pri, whole genome shotgun sequence genome is shown below.
cagggcagggctgtgcaTGAGCCACTGAGGGAAGAATCGAGGACCTGCCCTCACCTGCTAGATATTTCAAGGCCTGCCTCTTGGCGATTGGCTGGCTGTATCACAGGTAGAGGAATATAGAGAAGTGTGGGTTACATGCTTGAACCAGGGATTTATCCCTAACTTTCTACTGACTGTCTATGTAACTTTGCAGTCATTTGCTCCTTGAATTTCTCctgccatctgtaaaatggatagaATAATAGCACATCATAACCCCCTAAAGATGATTCCCAAATATACGACACTgcgtaaaataaaaatattaattttatcagTGCTTTGTTACAGGGGCAAGAACATGCTTCTTTCAGATTACTTTTGGAGAATGCcaaataattgttattttaaagacaTTCCGCAGAAATGCCCCACTctacctcattttatttaaaaagtgaacactTAGGATTCAACCCAGGCGGCCGACCCTGAAGGCTTTGCTACCTGGGCTTGTCTTGAGACTCACCTCCCAGGTCTCACAGCGGCCCCAGCAGGCATCCGTAGTGATCCGAAGGCCCCTGCAGCCAGGCTTTTTGGCCAGGAAAGTAAACTCCCTCACGGCACAGCCCACAAAGGTGAGCAGGTTCCCACTGGATGTGCTGAGAACACAGCTGCAGCCAGCTAGGAGGAAGAGGGCCATGGGGCCGAGGAAAAGGTATGCCAGCTTCATGGCGTTCcttcagagaggggaagggaagagagtttATTAACAGAGCCAGCGTCCTTCCAGGGGGCGACCAATGATATGATGGTCATTGTCAAAGGCACCTTGCTCTTAGCATTTCGGAAGAAATGAGCCAAGTATGTGTAAAAGCCCACAGACTCCAACACAGGTGCCCGAATTTTCTTCTCCCTGACTCCAGTATGGTTTCCATGGACCCCTTGTGCTCATTAGACACCCAACCCTCCCAGGGCATCCTCAGGCTTTTCCTTGTTGCAACCCAACTGCTGGACTTAACTTATGTGTTCAAGAAGTTTGTTCCAGTggtctcttcaaaataaattcaaaatatgagTCACACCAAAAGTAATGCACACCCTAACATAACACATGAAATTATTTATGCTCAGATCTAGGGTACTTGGTGCCATGTTACCTGCCTACACAAAATTACACTTTCAGTGTCGTGGCTGGAAAATCGGAGGGGCGTAGATAAATGAAAACTGTATGCCCCAGATGTATGGTTACTAACCCAACCCACCATAAAACATGGGTCCGCACAAGATATTATGAAACCTGGCACCTGACTTGGCGACATCATAAAAATGTATCGTATTAGCGACCAATTGCCTCTGCTCTATGCCTCCCCTGTAATAGGCACCCGGTTGTGATTCAGTTTAAACTTACATATTGGAAAGCATTAGAAGTGTTTAAAACATAATCCCAATTTACTGTCAGGTCTATTCTTTCTGGGTCTTGGtcattttctgtgcttttccGGGAGCCAGAATCATTCCCTTCGCGCTTGGCCCCCTGGACAGAGCCCACCTGGATGTTAAAGTAAGAGTGGACACTGCATTTATGGAACATCCTCAATTTGTTGTTGCTTAAAATCATTCATTATTGCTGCAAAGTTATTTACTTTGAAATCTGATCTCTCGGTCTGAGGCACTTCTACCGATGCACTTCTGATCTGTCACCTTAGCAGGGTTCTTCAGACTTCCCTTCTGGTGGAATGAAGTTACAAATATGGAGAAGCACTTACCCGATCTTGCTGGAGCTAACTCCTTTTAAGGTTCACACTTGCACCCAAGATTCCTGAAAATCACGATGAGTGATAGAAGATTGCTCTGGGTAAATGTCTCTACCCTCTGTCACTGGGCTGCTTGACTGCTCAAATATATAGGAAGGGTCTTGTCaatcaaaacaaaagagaggCAGATCCCTACAGGAACCACTAAACACATCAAAGCCTTGGGATATAAAGCCAGTCTCTATTTTCCAAAACTGATTAACTTACagggtgttgttttgtttcttaacatcaCCTGCTGAAACAGAAAGTTACCTTGGTGGGTGACATAATCCTAGGGAAACAGTCAAAAGTAGTTCACCTGGTTCTCAGGGGAACAAATGCACTGGGGCAAGATGGATTAATTTCCCTTCATGGGCACGACAGCTTTTCCTTCGAAGCAGGAGTCAGTTACTAGCAGCTGACAGCAAACGCTTTCCCTTAATTCACAGAACATTTCAATACATGGAAAATAACAAAACGATAATTCTTCCTGGAAAGAACACAGGATCACTAACTGAAAGGGtggaaatcaaaaggaagaaaccTTTTGAAAGTCTTAAAATCAGTTAAGTATTAGATAATATTAACACTTTAAAATGagtcatataaaaaaaagtttgaatgtTTGACGTGATTACCTTCTGGCATGAGAAGTAAAGATGATTTTTCAGTTCTTTCATAGGGTTTTCAGCATGTTTCGCATTTTCTACATTGGGCAGCTTTTATAacagaaaatcaattaatattgATACTTcaggaattaaaataaaccaATAATTATACATTTGTGCTGCATGTAATGATATTGAATGGTGTCCtaatagaaatatttcattagATTTCTGGCTCTGGAAAGTCTAAGAATGAAAGAGTATTCTTTATGAGCATGGGATGCAATTTCTGTTCCAATCTACAACAGTAGCatacaaatggattaaaaacctcaTTGGTCATGGCATTATTCTGggtgctctaaaaaataaatgaagcagacATCATCCCTGCCCTTAGGAGTTTACATATCACAGCAAATAATGACATAGCCAGAGACATATAAGAAGCACATTAAACAAAGAATACTaaataaagaagtttttttaaaaaaaagaattcttattttCTGCAAAGAAAAGTGTTCTTTAAATACAAACTACtcgggagcgcctgggtggcgcagtcggttaagcgtccgacttcagccaggtcacgatctcgcggtctgtgagttcgagccccgcgtcgggctctgggctgatggctcagagcctggagcctgtttcccattctgtgtctccctctctctctgcccctcccccgttcatgctctgtctctctctgtcccaaaaataaataaacgttgaaaaaataaataaataaataaataaatacaaactattCATTCagagcctgatttttttttcaaaacatgtaACTACCCTCAGTGAATCCATCACTATACCATCAATATACCTATCTCTAGAGTCAGATTGTTATGTGTTTAATAGAAAATTGAACTGGGCTCAGAATAAAGGACTTTCTTCAGCCCTTCAGCCCGTGAGTAGCATAACCAGAACTGGGGTACTGTGGGACAGACTGCTTACCCGGTgcgatcttctttttttttttttttttttttttttaatgtttatttatttttgagagagagagacagagcgtgaacaggggaggggcagagagagagagggacacacagcatctgaagcaggctccaggctctgagctgtcagcacagagcccgacgcggggctcgaactcacgagctgcacGATCATGAaccgagtcgaagtcggacgctcaaccaactgagccacccgggcgcccccgggTGTGATCTTCTTAACCTGCTGGGCCTAGAGTTCACCAATGGTGAGTTGCCATCCTGGCCATGTTTCCGAAGAGGACTCTTCAACCCTTATTGATTACACTTGAGACATACATAGTTCCACCTGCAATGTCACAAGAGGACAACAAAGAGACACCAAGAGCACCTTTCTTTCACAATCTCCAATTTCCTCATAGTATAGAGCTGTGCATCCCACCTACCTCCCCATCAGCATCAGCCTAATAAGAATGACAGTTTATagtcactgagcacctactgtgtaccaggatCCTTGGAATCTGCTGTGTTCTCACATATGTTATCTCTCAGCCTTACAATAATTCTGTAAATCAgtgattcttttctcccttttcctttgggAGAAGTAGAGGCTCAGTTATTTTGTCATCTGCTCCTCTCCAAAGCCTTCGACAGCACTGGGGATGGTAAATAAGCTTGTTTCATCTCTACAACCAAGTGTCAGAAGGTGCTGCCTGGGACACTGTGTCAAGAAGACGTCCGGATGGTCACAGTGCGGAGGGCAGAGGCTCATCACCTTCATCACGGGTATGGGAAAGGGGAATGACGTCTGGATGCCACTTTTTTGCAATCCTTGCACTAGGCCACACCTCTTGCCTCTCTACAAGCGGAGCGAGAGGTTGCTCTGGGATTTTAAAGGCTACGCAAGGCTCTAATACCTACAGACTATCTTGGTGCCATAGTCTGGGCATATGCCACCTTCTCTTCTACCTCTGTTGACACTTACACCGTTGACGTCACTCTCTTGAGGTAACAGACAAAGATGTAACTTGATGTCTCCAGGCACAGGCCCTGGAGAGCCTTTTCTtatcttgctttattttcatcttcatatGGATTCATTGTCACCTTGGAGGATAAGTGACGAGAAACAGCTTCACTGGGgacaaggagaggggagaaggggcgtAGATGAGCAATCATCTTGAGGTCTGGGGAAGCAGGACAACAGAGGAGGAATGAGCTGAGTGCCTTAAGGAGGAGACTAAGCAACCGAGGCCTGGCCCATGGAGACAGCCCCAAACGGGGAGTGTCTGGGGGTGGGCAGTGTATGCAGGAGATGAAGACATTACGAGAGCCTGGCGACTCTCTTCCCTGGCTCAGGCATGCTGCCTCTCAGTGGTACAGCTTCCTAGCTGGCTTGGGCAGGTCCCTTCCCtcagccttaatttcctcatctgtaacgtGATGGGGTTGAACCCTATGACTCATAAGGTCCTTCCTAACGCCAAGGTAACACCTAACACTAATTTAAAGTGTTCTGTGAACAGAACAAGCTGAGGGCAAGTCAGACGGAAAACCCAAAGGGTCCTATTACAATAAAGTCGTCCAGATTTGTGCACAAATCTTGACTCTGACGCTTGCCAActtgtgatcttggacaagtctcGTCACCCCCGGGGTCTCAGCcctcaacaaaacagaaaatgcctCCTTCAGAGGCTTCATGTGACGATTCTACAAAATGACACCTATAAATTGCTCATCTCAGGGCTTTTCACATGATAAGCAGGCGACAAAtgttgcttctctttctttcccgtCATTATTGTGTGTACTTCTAAGAAATAAGAAGCTGCCAATAAGAAATTATACGACGCCAATCGTTGTTACACATACCCTGACCTCAAAGGTActaaatgtggaaaaaaggaaaaaagtgtgagtctgagaatagaaaaacagtcATTGGGGACTATGAGAGCCCACCAGCATCTGAAACCAGGAGACATGGGGTGGCACCAAAATTGCTTCCCCGGCCAGCCTATGGTGTTTTGATGTGacgctaaaattaacaacacattTTTCAGTAGGAAAAAAGTCTGCAGGGTAAGATTTCGTTTTTTAAGGTCCAAATCTCACGCTTTGGGGGTACACTCTTTTTACCATGTTTCTAAAATTCAGTATATGGATAAATCTTCATAAAGACTCCCAAATCATTTCAGCTCTGACCAGGAACAGAGTCAAATTAGCCAAGTCATCCAACGTGTACTGAATACCCACTCTGTTCCACAGCTACTCAGTGAGGGCCAACAGGAACAGAGCTGTTGGCTGTATAACTTCCGATGATCTCTTAAGAGTTGGGATGTGTGTGCTCCGATACGTTTTTCCTCATTGTCCTCTCAGAATACACAATGCTCTAACCAAGGGTCAAATCGATTAGCATTATGCCTCCTGTGGATGAATCAAAAAGCCACAAATGAAGCTATGTGTTTCAAGGAATTAATAGAATTAATGATTTTCTGCAAACAGATACAAGAGAGGTCAGCCTTAGATTTTACAAAGTTGTATGTTGCTTTTAGTGTCCCTTATTCAGAGGGGGAAAAGTCTGGGTTTATAAATGAAGACAAATGGTGACGTCTtggaagaaattaattttattgaaaagatatttcttcctttcaaagtACTGGGTATTTGGGACAGCTCCTCTTTTTATTGACTTAGATAATATTTGCCCTAGATGATGGTGCAGTTGctatggtaactttttttttttttttaacgagacTAAAAATAATGAAGCCTGTGTCTGATTTACTAGGACAAGTCAAGCCTTTCTCCACAACTGTCTGAAAGAAGTAGCTGTCAGTTGTCACAGATTTATTTCAGATTAAGGGGCACATGGTTTAGGCGCTGAAgtggaatgtttttatttccgCCTGACTCTTTCACTTTTGAAGGTCATAGCTTTGCCTGGCATGGCAGACACATGCCTAATAGAGAGGAACGGAGAAGAGCTTAATGAGTCACAAAGAAGCATTCTTTATTTCAAGTGCATCCTGTATTCTCATTGGAACGAGTCCACAACGCTGCTGGGTCCCCAAATCCTGCATTTGTAATTTCCTAGGCAGTTGCACAGACAAGGCCAAGGCTGTTGTTAGCTCAGCTTCGAAGCAACAGCACCTCATTTGTTAGTTGTTGGCTTGGTTCCAGGAAAAGATCCCTAGGATATGGCCCCAGAGTGTGCGCGTGTGCCTTTGTGTGCCCATGCTTGGGCTTGAGTGACAGAGCAGGGCAAAGGGAGGATGGGGCCAGAGAAGAGAAGAGCTGCTCTACTCTCTAGAATATTCATTGCATAATGTAGCACATAGTTAGTAAGCAactactctgtgctgggcactatCCAGCCCTGGAGCTACcggactcattaaaaaaaaatgatgttgggaGGTCTGGAAGTGGAATAGCTAACAACTTAAGGGAAGGATagatttctctcctccttccctttctttatcttttctttcttcctttcttctgcccttCCATATTTTTTATTGAGTATCACCATATGTCACACAAATGCTGAGTATATGTGATGCAAATCCAAATGGAGCTAAGAACCTGTCCTCAAGAGTCAATACTCCagtgaaaatgataaataaaccaacatacagatgacccagaaattgctctcttgggcatttatcccagagaaatggaGATTTATCTTCACACAGAAATCTGTACAAATGTTCGCAGCAACTTTCTTCATGATATctgcaaactggaaacaactcaggTGTCCTTCAGTGGTGAGTAGTTAAATGAACTGTGGCACGTCCATTCCACAGGATACCGCTCGACACTAAAGGGAACAAACACATGACAACTTGCATGAATCTCTGGAAAATCAAGCTGAGCAAAAAGAAGTCAATCCCAAAAACTtccatattgtataattccatttacataacattctggaaatcacaaaattatagaaatggggAAGAGATTAATGGTTTCCAGGAGACTCAGGGAAGGGGGGAAGTGCGTGTGGTTACAAAGGGTCAACATGTAGGATTTTtctgatgatggaaatgttctatctcTGACTGTGGTCGTGGATAGAAGACCAAAACATACAAAGTTGCGGAGAAcgaaatatacacatatacacaaacacaagTAAAACTGGTTAAGTCTAAATAAGGTGGATGACTATGTCAATGTCAGTaccctggttgtgatattgtactcCAGTTTTAAGTATAAAACACCTTGCAGGAAACTGAATAAAAGGCGCGCAGAATTTCTCTGTATCATGTCTTACAACCGCATATGAATCTACAATGATCTCAAAACCAAAAGTTTGattgaaaaatcaaataaataaaataaatacaaataaatcaacatttcatTTAGGgggtaggcaaaatgggtgacAGTGGTCaacaggtacaaacttccagttatatgaTAAATAAGCCTGGGGATGCACTCtccagcatagtgactatagttaacaatactgtatcgtATCGTTGAAAGTTGCTAACAGAGTAgacttaaaagttctcatcacaagaaaaaaatgtgttactatgtgtggtgatggatgttaacaaaatttaatgtggtaatcattttataatatatacatacatcaaatcattatattatatacctaaaactaatacaatgctatatcaattatatatcaattttttaatgaaaaaaataattactctgcattaagaaaagcaaaacaaagaagttCATTTTTAAGTATTACTGTTAAGAAATTGAATTAAAACAACTAGAGgcaagggcacccgggtggctcagtcggttaagcgtctgccttcggctcaggtcatgatctcactgttcatgagtttgagccccacatcaggcatcagactttgggctgacagctcagaccctggagcctgcttcagattctgtgtctccctctctctctgcccatcccctgcgtgctgtctctctctctctctctctcaaaaataaacatttaaaaaagaattaaaaacaaataggagCCAagtctgtgttttagaa
Proteins encoded:
- the GPHB5 gene encoding glycoprotein hormone beta-5, whose translation is MKLAYLFLGPMALFLLAGCSCVLSTSSGNLLTFVGCAVREFTFLAKKPGCRGLRITTDACWGRCETWEKPILEPPYIEAHHRVCTYNETRQVTVKLPNCAPGVDPFYTYPVAVRCDCGACSTATTECETI